In the genome of Xiphias gladius isolate SHS-SW01 ecotype Sanya breed wild chromosome 1, ASM1685928v1, whole genome shotgun sequence, the window CTGAAACTTGAAGCAGTTGCTGGGGACAGGTGGCTCTTCCTGTGTGATGACGGTGGACTGTGGAGGAGGACCAAGGGCCTgactctgcagctgctgctcaagATGATCAATCTCTTCATCGCGCAGGCGCTCCGgctgacacaaaatgacaaagatCACTCAAATAGAATAAAATTAATGACAACATTTTGGTGAACTCGCTCTCTGAGAGCAACgacagtgacttttttttttgtttgagtgtaCAGGACCCCCAGGACTCAAGTTTTTGTATGGTTTTActgctcctccctcctctgttgttCTCAACCTGAGCTTTATTCAACAGATCACACACTGACTCCTACTTACCTGTGaagattaaagaaataaatactcactctgtgtctgttttctaTACTACATACTAACTGAATACAGTATGCACCATTCAGTTAGTACACAAGaaagtaatatattttataCCAACAGGAAATAATACAAGACATGCActattttccaaatatttttcaataagATCTTGCTTGAGCTATCTCAAAATCATTTgcaatttactttaatttgttgCAGCTATGAGCTGTAATATATGGCCACTGTTTCTCACTCAAGTATTTCTATTGAAATTGTGCAACTTGAATGTGAGAAGGGAAAATATTCAGCCCGATGTCCATGTTTTATATAGAGTCGATGGCAGTGAGCAATGAGCTAACAAACACACTAGGAGCAGTGAGCGCACACACCTGGCAACTAGCGACCTTTCAGTCCCAAACCCACTTCTCCAACCTCTAGGCCATGGCTGCCCCCTTAAGATTGGCGGGGGGAGTGAATACACAACGCTTTCCCCTCCCTCAACATCCACTTGAAgtgcctttgagcaaggcaCCTAACCCCACCAACTGCTTCCCGGGCACTGCAGCGCAGCTGCTCACTGCTCCGAgtgtttttctgtatgtttgtgtgttcacaACGCACAGATGGGTTAAACGCAGATGCCAAATTTACTGTGTGGGTAAAACATACTTGGACAATAAAATGATTcttgttctccttctcttctttttttcctaaacttGTGTTTTAAGACCTTAACTTAGCTACAACAAGAGACAGATACGCTTTATTTTATGGGTGCCGTATTTGTCAGCTAATTTTCCTGaaactttcctcataatttttctaaaaattatCAGGTATTTAGCTGTAAGTCACAAGAATATTTCCAAGAAAGGACTACACAATTTGGTAgtaattaaaaaggaaattgaTAAAGTGTTAGTTGCAGGATTAAGTTCTTAGATTAAGTCCCTGCTCATTATATTCAAGATTGTGTTCATGAAAAAAACTAGTAAATAATGTAGTAGGCAAGATAAAATAGTTCATAAACAGATGTAAATATCCATTAAAGTTTCTTAGAAAGACTAACAAAACTTCTTAATTCTGATTCTTCATAACTTTGAGCTGCCATACATTATAGATCCGCTTGGTAAtcagtaaatattcatttaactgATGTTTATGCTGCCTATTAGATGAACTGCATGCTTACCTATAGTTTTCAGCTGCATTGGGAATTTcttaattttgtgtttcacaCTGATGATgttcaacaaataaaacaaactgctaTAATATTTGACCAATTCAGCAgttatacaaacaaacatatttctacCACAGACTGATCCTGCGAAATAAAGTGAATCAGTGGCGCATTTTCTATCTAATTATGTATTTTGCTAGTCTTTCCAATTTCtcaatcaaccaatcagagGTTAATAGGTGGAATTAAAAATGACCCATCTTCATACATAGCTGACTACATTCATGAACAAGACTGgatcaaaacctagtatatggctggaccgtgtatggtcaaATTGCAAAATTGAGGACGTAATTGAAAACAGGTGTGGAATCGCTGTAAAACAACTACTTTAAGTGGAAAGTAGTTAAATTCTGCTTCAAAAGTCACTCAATGTCACTAGATGATGTAAAACACtcattagcatattcatgatgtcatcacatcatatttgcattttgcctagtgtcagccgtttcagccttttatttctttgcttctctcccactatctgtgctcacatatacagtatgttaatacagccgaattcccaataaagccgTTCTCATTTacaggttttttctgtttctgttggcaGAAAACGGCACGAGTATGAAATAGTAGCCCCATTGAGGCTACATGTTAATCAGCAGTCAgctccaagccatttccaaactgctgctcttcACTTCTAAAATCCCGATTTTAAAACCATAACGTCGTCTgagaaaaatcaacatacacgagttaaagacaacggctttgctgtgattttggctgtatttacctgtaaattGATCAATCAGAGAGAAcattagaagctcattcacatctatgtcagctgccgtgtggtcagttgaaAGAGACGCATAGAGAGTTGTGGAGCGAAAGCCCAACTTCGCgctcgcagggcaatactggtgactctttTCTACCAAAAgaagctaaggtttgtccagaaagttaCAAGATctgtcgctttttttttttggtttgtttgttttaaaaatggggggggtctgaaaagtcagtaaatctagtgacaaaggcgctaagttggcaacactgcctgtaaacactcCCCCTaatgacgcaatagaaactgtttgcatcagttgattttgaaagagcaacagccaatggggaagctccaacactcagccggctaaccaatggtgtaacctctgcactcagtcagtcaggcagtcacggacattcgcgTGCCCACGGCTGGCCTCACTGTTGCGTTCCAGCCAAAAATAGTGAGGGAAAAGTGGAGACGCAGTTGAACAAGTTGTTGTAACTCTTAATGTGCTGccaatattaattatttttcttttcatgttctttggaaaagtttaatcttgcagttGTGTCCTGTTATTTGTGAgcaatggttttcttcttggacgcTGTCCGTAGAGGTTGACTTTATGCAACGTCTTTCACTTTGTCTGATTggtcactgaaacaccagttcCCACAGATAATCTTTGTACCAGATCAGAAGCACTCacccatctgttttttttgagGACAGCCCCTGTGCCTCCTATTATCGGTCAAATGGCTCCTCCTATACCTCCCAACCACTGCTACGACTGTGTTTCAGCTTATTTTCAGTAGCCTGTTGATGCCCTTgtaccctctcccatctttatgaagtctcacaatctggtttcttacttgttcaggcAGCTCCTCACCATGTGGAGCCTTcttgcattagacacaacccagacccaaactgagaaagctgtggtTCACAGGTTATTATATAACCTTGGTCATGCAGTTAGCTTTAATTGGAAATCATGTGTGACCACTTTTATTGCATTTGCAATGATTAATTACAATTACGGTAAGATGatacaattttaaataatttagcaTTTCAGTGATATTGCACAAGGTCTACtcatttttgttgtatactgtatttgttagacgagtgtgaaaaaaaataagttaactGCTCCTAGAACTGCAGCTTCCATGTCAACTACAAATGACACTGGCAAGATGAATACAGTCACTTTCTActgatatgaatatgaatacCATGTCAGgctgaataaaagaaatgaaaggagcaAACAGAAACATGGAGCATACCTGTGAAAGGTGGATGTGCTGTAGACATAGTTCCAGCTTGTCTAGATAGAGATCTAGGATGTGTGTGCTGGCCTTGAGCTGGGTTTCCACTGTGAACTCTTGGGGCAGAGCAAGAAGCCGGCAGGCGTGCTGGGAGAGAGACTGACGCACCGCTCCAGAGCTGTAGCTCTCCAGGAACTGCTGACACGCTGCCACATCCACAAACTTCACCTCCACCCCCAGGAAGGGATCGGCATCATGGACCTTCAGTATCTCATAACCACCCAGACCTCCTGCAGAATCTGACCATGGAATATACTCATTAATGAAAGTGACATCCAAGTCGCTTTTAAGTAATTAGAAATGCTTCTTCTATCTTAATTAGCATGCTAGACGTGCCTAATAGATCTAGTATGGCAGTGCTCACCTATAAGTGTCAGCTTGATGATTTTGAAAACAATGAACTTTCCCTGTTGGTCTTTGTAGAGAGAAAGCAGGTTCACATCGGGACAGAGTGACTGTAGAAACATAACTGCACATCCCGTCCATGGCCCACGATCCACAGTCTTGTCCGCCATTCTCTGAACACAATTTGAGACACACGTGAGATGGTTTCATTGGTGAGCAGACAGGATCTTCTGTGTAACATGCAGACAAAGACAACACAAGTCTACGAAGACATTAAAAGTATAGAGTGATGAGTTAAAACCCAAGAAGCATCGGGGTGCTTCTTCATTATCACCTCTTTGTTGGTTCCTCTTCACAACATCATACATAACAACACCGACTGGGGCTAAAGATGCTGATTTATGTTGTGTGTCTGCAACGGTATCTGTTTTTACTCCATGAAGAATTGTGTAAACCTGAAGAAATAGAGTTTTTGATTTCAAACAGGTTAAAAGTAAAGACCTGGAGGGGTTTTACAAGTAAAGTTATCAAATAGCCTCCTGTAACTGGGAGTGGCGAAGGACAAGAGGTTACCATCTTCTCGATTGTCAGGAACCTGTTGGTTGTTCCATCCCATTAAATGTCCAGATTATCGTACATGTCCTCCAGGGATGTCAGGGTTCCAGGTTCCTTCTCCCCATTCAAAAGTCAGATAACTTTTTTCACCCCCACATCGATTTCTGTGGATTATCCTTCGCACTGTGTATATGAATCTGTGaagttggcttttttttctttttgctctctccTGTTTCAGATTGATTGTGTATCCAGTGAACTGTTGAGTGGACTGAcaaagtcatttatttttcctctatcTGTATGACTGTTGATTTTATTATAAGTATTATAAGTTTTGTTCCTTTTCTAACAAAGATTTATGCAAAGTGCTATCATTACATAATACTACAACCATACCAGAttataagataaaaaaaacgAAACCCCCGAAGATCAACACTGCCAAAAGATTAGGGATGTAGCATTTCAAATTCTTATTAGATTCAGTGTGTTATGTTAGCAtcacaaattaaatcattttcagaacaaacaaaaaataagaggTACTTTTTTATCATGCCATTCAGCAGAAGGTGATGTTTGAATGGTACAATATTTCAGTAGAGTTTTGAGGGACCCAGGTGATTGGCTTCAATGGGACATACAAGGGGAAACAACTGATAGATTATTCAATTAGTCGATCATCAGAAAAAATtatgataattgattaatttaagtcatttttcaagcagagttaacaaacattcactggtAAAGATTTGCtacttctctgttttctatcattgtaaattaaatgtcACTAGTTTTGTTCTGTTCGTGGAACATAAGTTATTTCAAACCATCACTTGTGtctcttttaaattaaaagacaaaagacaaatcCATCTATTAAACAATTATCAATAGATCAATTGCCCTGTAATATTtcttgaaaagaaaaccatAGCCATAGCATTGAGTTGTTGGTCAGATTCTGAACTTGAGATGTGCTGAACCAGTAAATATATCTTTCCTTTCATCTGAGGCAGAGGATACAATTTTCAATGACTTCTCACCAAAGTgatgaggaaaataaatcatataACCTCCTCACCAAATCCATATGCCTGGACCAGTGACAgccaaaaatatgtttattccTGGAGTTAAAACCACGTCTGTCCTAGTGGTCCCTGGTTGTTGTGGCCTCACTCCACCTTATCCTTTTTTACCCCAACCTCCTTTTGAAACCCTcattacataaaaacatgtttaatctCAGTCCTCCCCTCCCCCAGTCCAGACCCTAACTCCTGTACTCTAGATGAACCACTGAAGCCCGATAGCTCTCTCTTGGTGTTGTCTCCATGCACAGGATGCACAGCGCTCTGCGTGGAAAGAGCATCCTCTGAGCTGGATTATATTCATGTCCTTATATTTCACTAATACACAGTATGCTTGGCTACTGGGTCTACAGGAATCTCCACAACTTAGCCAGTATGTAATTATATGCTATCCTATCTACCGGTACTCTGGAAGTATACTGTGAGATTAATTCACCAGCTGTATGCGGATTAAGTGATCATCAGGAGcttaaaatatatcatttaGCTTCTGCTGCCAAAAGGCAACCTCTAGTATTCCCTGGACAGCTCGTCTGACAtttaggtgaaaaaaataatcaattcaCAGGAGAACATGCTTCCACAAATTAGTACCTTAACCTCTTTGTGATAATGCAAGATGATCTTGTTCCCACCTGTTTTGTATTGTCTTTAGTACTTGATAGCTCCAGATGTGAACTAAATAGACCTGTTGATAACAGCTTGAAATAGAGTACACCCAAACGCCatcaaatattataaaaatgtattgctaccactaacaattattttcagtgtcaatGTGTGATAAatcatttagtttataaaatgtcagaaagttgTGACAGTTGTGAATCCAAGCTAAAATGTTCAAACTGCTCATTTTGGATATACAGTCCAGGAAAAGCAGAAAGTCCTCACACCTTAAAGCAAGGCCAGCAAATCattggcatttttccttgacAAATTACTAAAAAATTGTTAATCTATCATCAGAACTGttggtgattaattttctttcgatTACCTAACCAGTTAATCAACTCACAGATAAATAGGCTTAGAATAGACTgcaaagagattttaaaaaatgtatacttATATTACCCAATAATTTACTACTTTATCCATGTTGCCTAATTTATTGCTAAGTGAAATACACAGCTATcatggaaaatgaaatttaaaaaaggtcacCGTGAAGTTGCACaatgtttttacagtaaacCTCTGAAAATCCAAGCTGTGAAACAAAACAGGTCAAACTTGTTTTCTAAATGACACTTCTTTTCCATGTGTGTACTAAATACACGGGCCCTGCACACTAATACAAGTGTTTCCAGTTATACTGAGTGATCAGATCTCTGGTCATGCCGCGCTGAATTTATATGAATTATGTTTTACAAAgtgcctgaaaaccaaacaaacatggaaGCAACGTATCCACCATACTCCATTGTTACAGGTAATAAAACCCCACATTTAATGAATATACTGTCATATTGTCAGTGCACAGTATCTGTAACCCTCCCAACACCAACTCTGTAACCATGCAAAAGTGACTGAGTCATAAACACGGTAATCACGCTGAAACTGGACAAAGCTATTCTGGGAATTACAGGACATCACCAAGTTCCATGTCCTACTGTGATGGAGGTGTAAGTTTGTTTTACCCTGTTGTGACAGGAGATTGTGGGAGATGTCAGTTAAGCACAGTCTGTACAGTACTTGCCCGCAGTCCTGAGAGGTCTAATCAGGcagaataaaaatcaacatctgagTACGTggaccatatatatatatatatatatatatatatatatatatatatatatatatatatattaataagtGCTTATTAATGTACAGAATTAGTGAATACGTATAACTTTCCTATTAAGactaatattattttttataccACTACAattttgtcattcattatctgtctATACACCTGCCTACACTTAGGGTTTAtagttatagttgttgacaaatacattaataagcACTTACAACTGCATTAAAGTGTGTTACAAAccatttgttaaatgttttatactactaataaatgctaaatagggggacttaaagcAAAGTGAGAGCCCTTTGGAAAACTACTCACGTTTTGTAGAGCATCAGATTTGTATGTCTAGTGTCCTTTCCAAAACCGGTCCACTTATtgctaaaatatattttgcagtATTTCTGGAGACTTTTTAATAGTTACTCAgctgaggtgaaaaaaatatacagccAGACTGTGCAATAATTTCACATGattttaatgtcaaagtgaGAAACGTTTTGGTGAAGACGTGTAGCTAAAATTTAAACGTCAGGCTTACCCAAAGAAGTGGCTGCTACACAACCCAGACTTGCACGTACAGCCAAGGCTGGGTTATGCAACcaggcaaagtgggcaactgctCAGGGGTCGCAAACCTCCAGGATTACCCCATATCATTTGGGTCTACATTATCTGATTAATCACAAACTTGTttgaaatttgcaccactgaaatAGAGCACCACGTCTCCATTTTGTACTAGGGCTCAGAGtgaaaatctagttttaagaccttaacTGTTTTACTCTATATTGTGGTCATTTAATGTAAacttgtgttttatcaaattgcttccaTTTTTCTGTATGGTAagcaataaacacacagaataCTTATGGAAAGATAGTATTATTCCTTTCACAGGAGTGCGGTAAGGCTGGACtcattagttatttttattatcaatacGTCTATTACTTTCTTTATTGatcaattgattgttcagtgtcTAAAATGTTCTAAAATGGTAATATTCAAATTGTCTATTTTGTCCGACCAAAATTCAAAAACCCAAATATGTTGACTTTATTATCATAGAAAACAAGAACgatcagaaaatattcacatttaagaagatGGTACCAATGATTttcttgtgtctttgtttgtttgttttcgtttgtttgttctgcaatttttgctgaaaaatgaccaaaaggataaataaatgatcagaaGCGCTGCCAAgttgttttctgtcaatcgactgatcatttctctctgtcaacagtactggttggtttctgggtaaATGTTTGGTTTCTGGTGCACGGTTCGTGTATGTAAACCTCACGTACAGCAGACGCTACTGCCGTAAAACGTCGGCCAAACAGACGGCTGGAGTGTTCGTTGGACAGCTCTAAGACACACGAGCAGACGGACACGTTGCTGTTTAGATTCAGTGCGAAGAAAATCTTAGTTAAAGTCGGTACAAACTTACCTTACAACTTTGTTATATTGTTCGCTGACGCTTCCTCCTGAGAGATCACACCCACTGACACTCTGAAAACTTCCTGGCCTCCCATTGGCTGAGCATAAATGAAAACGTGCTCTGATTGGTGGAAATAATCAACATGCCGCCCGAGGAAAAAGACATGACAGGaaggaaatgtcttttttttttttttttttttaactgaagacATTCAAATGTAGGGCAAAGCATTTCAATTACATATCTTTAAAAGGTTAGGATTCcttaacactgaaacacaatcATTAAAGGGGTAAAAATGATCAGTGAAGTGGCTGAAGACGACAGACTGCTTGGTCAAGtgaataaaactgtaatttattcAGTTGAACAGCTGCATTTCTGCACTTTCCTTTGGTGGACCTACAGGCCCCGAGTTTCTGCAGTTTCAGTCGCTCCTGTGGTTatataaactgtttttattcacGTTAACAGCTCTGAAAAAAACCACTGCTGAAAACCATAAAATTACAAAGCCGGTCAGTACATGACCAACATTAACCTCCCGAGGGGCCCTGTggaaaacatttgctgttggGGCCCTATTATTCCCTACTGTTAATGGCAGTTTGACATGGctgaaaaattaattggcaaccattttgataattgatcaatTCATTGATAATTATTACAAAATttcactggtaccagcttctcagatgtgaatatttgctagtttttcCAAGTTTTCTGTGATAGTAAAACTCAGCCTTTTGGGGCTTTTGATGTtggtaaaaaatacaatatgttcATTTGGGCTGCAGGGAATAATAATGGGCAtctttcacaattttctgacattttatacactttcCAAAGAAAATAATAGTCAGGTagattgataatgaaaataattgttgattGCATCCTTGCAGTACTcctatgatggaataatactacCTTGCTCaaagttttctgtgtgttaattacttgaaacacagaaaataattaaagcaatTTGATAAGACAAAACGTTACGAAACAAAACTATTTAGGTCCTGAAACTTAATTTTGACATCGGGCTCCGGTACAAGACTGAGGACCTGTCATAGTTGATATTATACTTCATTGATTCAAATTTTAACAAATTAGTAATTAACCAAATGATGTAGaccaaaaataatacacagtatACCTGGAGCTGGTAATCCAGAAGATATGGCCTTGACAGTCCAAGTAAGTGACAACAATGAATTACAAAAAGGAACCAATGTTACTTGGACATTTTATCCACTGGTGCTGTAATGAGtggtcaattaatcgattagtcgattgacagaaatgTTATCACCAACTAATATGATAGTTGAATTAATCGTTTAGGTCATTTATGAGgcagaaatgacaaatatttgctAATTCCAGCTTGTCAggtgtgaggattttttttattttcccttttctcgcattgtaaattgaatatctttgagttcagactgttggtcaggaaaaaaaagaaatttgaatatgtcaccTTAGGTTTAGGTCAACTGAttaacttttttatgtttatttttatataactgACATAGTATCTTTGGCAAATTTGAAGGagtaacaaataaatgaataaaatttcaATGGAAGGGGTTTTGTCAAATTCTGTTCATATGCTGTGGAAAGATATATGAAAAGATATATGATGGGAAAAGGCGTGTATATTTGttagaaaaattaataaaaagactCTTAAAAACATACTGCCCTGTGGCAAAATTTGGCTCCGATGAAACTTTGTCTACTTGCATTCGATTATTGCACTGATTTCACTACTGTGTCAAAAGGTACCAGGTCATTTATCGTGTAACAGTTATTTTCCAGCTCTTAACCAATGATCTTACAACTGAAGACGACTGgctggttgttttttcttccagtgtaCACAACAGATTTTTACACATTGTTACTTTAGTGAATCAACTTGTGTGCATGCTCTCATTAAAAACTGGACCAAGTAGaggctttcaaaaaaaaagattcttcaCATCCATTGATtaggattattttttaacaaacaggCTTTTAGCACCGACCAGACAAAACTCTAATTCTTAatcttttaatgtaatttaagacAAGAAtcacactgttttgtttcttgttgtttCAGTAAAATGGATGGCCCCTGGTCTAATCTGTGAGAGAAGTCTGTTTCATCCCATCCACTCTCCCTTATCTTCTCACACGGTAATAACAACTGCAATAATAACAGCTGTGACCATTTAACCAAAATcttatatttgtaatttgtataAAATGAATGTGCACTAAAAGGGAGCTATCTAATCTGTCCGAAAACCTCAGATGACTTTTAGAAGAATGAGTGTGCGCAAATGGGTACGCCTGGGCAATATCTATTAAAACCTAACCGAATTCAACTTTTTTCCAAGTGTAACTGGTGctttaaaatgtacatatcACATAAAGAAGATGAAATAAAGATGTCAAGAAACCCACAAGATAGATATGTAAAGGATATTTATTCATAGTACACAAAGGAAAAGTCATAAAATGCTCTGCAGGTTGAACTGCCAGCAGAATCAGAGCAGCTTTTGTGGTTGACATGTTTGACAAATTTGAggctctctttgtctctgtagaCGAGGGCAAGGGAGTTGTCCTCTGGATACACTGTCAGAAGCTGTGAAGAAAACGAAAACagggtgatggtgatgataaaTGAAGTGTTGCTCACACTTGTGCAACTGCACTTCATTACTGTGATCAGCActcacctcctcatcctcttcattAGCAACATAACACGTGAAGCCCCCAAACTCTGACTGCCAGTCTATGAAACACAAAGTAACAGTCACAGCATTGATTGACAGTTTGatctaagtgtgtgtttgtgtgtgtgtgtatacactcaCCTGCACAGCCAAAAGGTAAAACAAGATCCAGAGCGTACTCTGCCCGTGCTGCATCTCCATCATGCAACAGAGTGTAGCCGCCCTGAGACCATCGACGCAGTTCACCACAACATACAGGTGTGCTCAGCTCtaaagaacacacacaggtcacaacacacaaacacagctgtatAAACCTGTGGCTGAAGAGACCagctcacactgacacacaccttTCTCTCTGCTTGCATTTGCTGACGGCGATTCGGTCGAAGACCCAGTGGCTTCTCCATCCCCTTCttgctccttctcctctttctcctcatctttATTCTCATCGTCGTCATCAGCAGGACACAGGTAGTGCAATCGAAGGCCGGTGAAGTTGGAAAGGAGCAGGAAG includes:
- the tradd gene encoding tumor necrosis factor receptor type 1-associated DEATH domain protein, with translation MADKTVDRGPWTGCAVMFLQSLCPDVNLLSLYKDQQGKFIVFKIIKLTLIDSAGGLGGYEILKVHDADPFLGVEVKFVDVAACQQFLESYSSGAVRQSLSQHACRLLALPQEFTVETQLKASTHILDLYLDKLELCLQHIHLSQPERLRDEEIDHLEQQLQSQALGPPPQSTVITQEEPPVPSNCFKFQNKVFEDRMLTAADVQSFSNGVGRQWKHVGRALGKSCRALKGPAIDNLAYEYEREGLYEQAYQLLSRFIQAEGRAAKLSRLVKALEDCKLTSLAENILDIQPRE